The window GAGTGTTTCCACCTGGAAGTCATCCGCAAGCCAATCGGCTTCAGCGGCATACCGGAGCGCCCCCGCAACCATGACGGCAAATTCCTTTTCCTTTTCCCACGCAATATCTCGGGCAGCCGATGCGCAGGTGTCGGCCAACTGAGCGGCAATGGCCATCATGTTTTCGATGATCCATTCCTCCCATTTATCACTGGGTCCACCTGATTCTGCGAGCAATTTTCTAACCAGGATTTTTGATCGGGGGCGTATGGGGGTGGTATAGGGGTTTTCAATCCACAACTTGGCCAAATCAATACAGAAAGAACTTGAGATATTTTTCATGAGCACCGGATGTCAAAATCATGGGTAATGGTTGATAGGTCATGAGTATTTTCAAAATCGCATTTCTCGGGACATTTTGTCAATACCATACTTTAGAAATCTCACGAGATCACAGGGTGATTGAGGATACTGTTCGAGTAAATATTCTGGATAGAACGTAAAATCAGATGGATACCTACTAGAGCTTGTCATGGGAAAGTCTCTGGCATCGAATTTGATATATGTTCTGTCAGCGATCGCAATCAGTGTGAAACAAAATATCTATGGAAGATGGTGGTGATGGAATGTGAAACAGTTCCAAGGCTGATGAAGATTTGAATCTCACATAACGGTTTGGCAACCATGAAATAGGCGCTGTTGCATCTGATTATGGAAACAAGATGTTGTTGAAGTAACGGGATCGGCGTGATGCCCTTTTGAAAAAACCAGCGGGTAGTCCAGGGTATCATATTTTAGCGCCTGGCAGACGGGGGTATTTATCTCAATTACCAAACACAATGAATCAAGGAGGGAAAAAGCAATGGCGAATACATTTTATAAAAGTCAAATAGAAATTATAAACGATATCATTCACCTTGCAAAGCATGTGAAATGGAAAGTTCCAAGGTATACAACAGAAACAGAGTTTCTTTGTACAAATAAACAGAACATTAAGGAAATAAACGTACTCCTATGTGCCATAGCCCTGATAGAACGCCCGGAAGTTCCTGATTATAGGGATCGTTTAAACTATGATATAAAATCATCTTCAATATCGAGTTGTTAGCGGTAAGGTCACAGCCTGAGGAAAAATTCCGGCCCTCAAATGTCACCCCGGCGAAAGCCTGCCTCTGGCAGGAGGGGCCCATAACCTGTTCGAATCCCGCCTTGGCGGGACTGGATTCCTCCCGCCAAAGGCGGGATTCCGCCGGAATGACGCAGGAATTCCTATCAACCGACCGAAGAGCTTAAGTCAATGGCATTGAAGGTGTTTTACTGAATATCCAAACGAGTGAAAGGAGATCTACAATGGTTATCTTAAAATCGTATAGGAAAGGCGATAAAACTGGAAAGCTTGTATACAATGATAACGAGGAATTGGAGTATATCGGTGATTTACCTTTATTACAAGCAACCTGTATGTCAATTTCATATAGTTCCTACGTTAATGAGATATTGACCAATCAATTGTTGAGTTATTATCAGGCAATCGAAGCAGCGGCAGAATGACCTACGCGGCAGGAGTACCACAGCGCCTTTGGTATTCCTGCCCGGTGTCTTGAATGTTGATTGTTTCCGCTGAAAAATCTGAATGAGAGGAAGAACAATGGTTGATGACGAAAGTGATAACAAACCGACAATATTTCAAAAGTCAAAAATGGCTGGGCCTTTCAGGGATTGCGGTTAAGGGCTGATGAAGGTTTGCTGCATATGAGTTTGGATTGGAAAAAACCTTTTGGCATTGATTTTGATAAGAGTATGGCAGCGATCGCTGAAATGAACCGAACCCCATTCTGCCAATCAGGAGTTGAGAGCCAAATATCCGTGACCCATACGGCAAATTGATATAGATGTTCGGCAGGTAGTTACCGTTTGACATTACCGTCACTGTCAAACGAATTGAATCTGAACCTTTCATTCGGAAAAATCGAAATCGTTTGTAACAAGGGGGTTGAAATGACGAAGCTACGGTCGTATAAGGTCGGCAATAATGAAGGAACATTGGTCATGGCAGGAGGCAAACATGAGTTCTGAAGATGCCGTGGAAGAAGCATCGTCCATTTTGATGAAGGTCAAGAAGGTCGATATTCGGGGTAAATTGAACGAGCTGGGTATTCTGGATAAGGCCAAACAGTTGAAGGCATATTCCGAGAACACAATATGGAACGAAATCCAGAAGCATTTTCCTGGGCTGACGATGGATGCCCTTCTGGAAGGCTGGATTCCGATTTCCCTGGATCTGCTTCAGCAGCATGTCAGCGAGTATATTTTGTCGTCCCCGGAATTCAAGGATATCCGGGGACTGCAGCTACGGGCAGATGATGGTGTGTTGCACATGCTGTTGGATTGGAGGACAGCCATCAAGAATGCATCGATCAAGCTGGATTACACGATAGAATCGTTTGCACTGAACAAGGAAAAAGATGAGGTTGTGCTGCATTGCCAGACCAAACTCTATGAAGAACCCAATCGAGTCAACACCATTCTTCAGGCGGTTTTTCAAAAAGCCGTGGAATTGGCGCTGAAAATCAAAGGTGCTTCAAACAAGCAGGCGGATAACCAGGCGGTTGTCACCAAGTTCTTCCCGAAAATCACCCTTCATATGATGCAAATTCCGGAAATCAAACAAATCGCAGAGAAACAATACCTGGGTTTTACCCTGTTGGACGTGGTGCATCTGACGGATGCCCGTTTTCGACCCGGTGCATTGGAAATTCGAGTGCAGCCGGTGGGGTTGGTGAAAAATCTTGTGGATGTGGTGCGTCGAAAACAAATTGCATCTTGAAAGCATTCATAATGAAACACCTCACTTTTGTGCATTTAACCAGCGCGTTAATAGGAAACAATTGCTAAAGTCCCTGGTGTGGGTAAATATATCAATCTGGGGGAACGTAAAGGTGTTGATATTATTAAGTGCCCGGGATTGGGCAGGTACGGGAGTTATACACCAGTCGTGCGTTTTAAGTTGTTTTTTCTGCCGCGCATGCGGCTTCGTACAACACTGTGGGAGAAAATAATGGGAAATGCACCTATCCAGACCTCACCAGCCGTTTCTTCTCATTGTTATCTAACGACCGTAAGGAGTTCAGCGATGTACGTTTCCTCGCCTGTCCGTAGAGAATGGATGGATATTCTGTCGTTCACGGAAAAAGGGTTCCAAGACTTGTCGCCGCTTGATGAGTCCCGAATTGAACGCACGCCTTACACATTTGCAAGCGCTGCTAGCAAGGTGGGTGATATTCGTAGGCGATACGACGAGCCCTTCCGCATCGCAGTCGTGGGAGACTTCAAAGCAGGTAAAAGTGCCTTTCTGAACGCCATTCTTGGCGGCAAGGATATTGTCATTGAAGGCGTTACGCCCACAACCGGGGCTGTTACCGAGTTGTGGTGGTCGGAAGAGGAAGGCGGCGAGGTGATCGTCGGTCACGATGACAAAGTAGAAACCATATATGTCGGATCGCTCGCCGATGTTTCAAAATATTCCGATCAACGCACGGAACAGGGTCGTTCGATTTCGGGAAAAGGCGCACGGGTAGTCTTGCGCCTCAATCTGTCTCTCCTAAACCCTCA of the Desulfatirhabdium butyrativorans DSM 18734 genome contains:
- a CDS encoding dynamin family protein, which encodes MYVSSPVRREWMDILSFTEKGFQDLSPLDESRIERTPYTFASAASKVGDIRRRYDEPFRIAVVGDFKAGKSAFLNAILGGKDIVIEGVTPTTGAVTELWWSEEEGGEVIVGHDDKVETIYVGSLADVSKYSDQRTEQGRSISGKGARVVLRLNLSLLNPHDQGLARPRA